In Tachysurus fulvidraco isolate hzauxx_2018 chromosome 5, HZAU_PFXX_2.0, whole genome shotgun sequence, the genomic stretch TAATTGGAGAcactaataaattaaaaaggcGGGATCCACTCGATGTGTGCCtattaggttttttttccccaagaagCGGTCCTGTTTGTGAACAATGGAGGATTCAACATCACCTCAAACTCTACACCATGTCCCGCATTTTGATTTAAGTGGTTCTGAGTGGTGAAATTGAAATTCCTGGACCTGTAGGACTCATCAGCTATACATGTTACAGCATGAATGGATGCAAACAGTGCACAAAACTCATCAGTTATCTTCATGTGCTGCTGGCTCTCCCTGCTTGCTTCCAATAATTGCTGGCCTTGTAAACATTTTTGGAGGTTTTACTATCACGTAAAAGTCGGTGTTCTCACACATTTAGGCACCACTCTAGTAAAGAAACAAGCATAATTAAACCAGGGTGTGTATTTCGTCAACCCATAAGATATTTACAAAATGGCAAGAGGGGCAGAAAGGGAAGAAGAAATCACTCGAACGACCTACTGACACCAAATACAGGTTGAAAATTCTTCAGATCCCAAACTTGtaagacaaataaatatcaGTGCTCATGCAAACCAACTGACCTCTCACCAAATCCATCTGTTCAGGCAACTAAGTATTTCCTTCTCATTGCTGGGGGAAGGAGATGGTTTCTGAGAATAAACACATACTCGCACTACTCACACAAAATACATGCTCACTCGCTCTCACATATGAGAAAAATGGATGCGTAAAAAATATTGAAAGCCTCAAGCATAAGCACTAGGCTACGTGTATTTACATCACAACAGTAAAAAGTAGTTCTTGCATTCATTTAACCTCACACTTGGGTCACAGAGGGCACTAAAGGGAAAAGGAGGAAGAGGCGGGAGAGTTTCATGCAACTGTCCATTTTTAAGGAAAggagggaggggggaaaaaaataaaaaaaaataataaatcagagtAGAGAGCAACAAACattgaatttacatttacaaaacttGTTTTTGAATATTTACCCAACACTTTGTCAAGTTTGTGCCACCTATCTGGCACCTAAAAAAGGGTTGGCAAGGCAAACCGTATTTtaagagaaaaggaaatatagagagaaagaggggaaaaaaatactgaaagaaTAAGAGCGAGAGTGGTGGCGGAAGCATCCGgagtgtcagtgttgtgtgttagttatCTGATGTCAGAGACAGAGCTCTGATTGATGTTGTAGCTGGGTGAGAGGTCTTCAGCTATCGTGGCCACTAGAGGAGTGCCGTTGCTCGTCAGGCAGCTCTCTTGTAGGGCTTCAAAGTAGGTGGCCTGCACTGGCTTGTGACACTGCAACACTTGTATTGCATCGTCTATTTTAAACCATTCCCTTTTTCTCCCTGTCAAAAGAAGAGGGTGCATGTGTGCTCTGAGTCAGGCATCTTAGtgctatttcattttaattgcttGACCTTTTATTACCATAAGATACAAatcaccatccactttattagtcACGACAGCCattcataaaatcatgcagatacaggtcaagggCTTCAGGCAATATTAACATTAATCAGAATGAGGAATAGCTATGGCATGGATGTTAAATTGTGGCATGGATGCTGGTGCCAGATATGCTGGGTGTTTCATACATTGCTGAGTGTTTCGCACACGTCGGTTACTACAGAATGGGGCAAAAGAACAAGTGACAGTTCTGTGAGCGGAAATGCATTGTTTATAAAAGGCaatgaaaaggaaagaaagccAGGAAGTCAGTCAAATAATCAAAATCTACAGCTGTGGTGGCCAGAAAAGCATCTCCACATGTACACCACATTGAACCATGACCATCGGGTTCTGCTGAGCAGAAATATTTAAACTAACTCAACTGCCACCAACATCCATGCCACAGAACTCGCACCTCATCTTCATTATGATGTTTGATGCAAATATTAGCTGAAGCTCTTGATTTGTATCTGCATATGATACGATCCATTATGCTGCTGCCACGTGTttagctgattagataactgcacaGATGTGAATGTTTACAGGTGTTCGTGAAGTGCATGGTGAGGgcagttttaaaaagaaacctGAGTAAAATGGTCTCATGTAGTCAGATCTGCACGCACACTTGTAAACACAAGACTATACACTCACCAATGTTTACAGAGTCTTCCCAGTCTTCCAGTACTTCCTTTACAATGAGAACATACACATACGTCCTGTGTTTCCTATCCTGGTTCTGGGTGTGGGgcggaaaaaagaaaatagtagTTCATAGCGTGTCATGTGGTTGTGTAGTGACTTTTTAAATGGACAATTATAGGATTAGTCTGAAAGAATAATTCAAATGAACCATTTGTATTTGCcaatttatcatcatcataccTAATTTGTGTGGAAAGGAGACGGCCTCGAATTCAAAATTCGCTTTGTGACTAAAATCACAGTGCTGTGTTTTGTGGAGGGTCatgtgttagggttagagcGAATGAAGAGTTATAATTAACACTATGAACCTTAGGGACTGACGAGattcattttacaaaaaaagtcagcttttttttttttagtctgcaTTTTAGTTATCGTCTTCCTTGATTACACGCGCTGTCACACCGCCGTGTTACAGACACAGAAATACATGGCATCGCATACGTTACTTAATAGAAGATTACGTTAGAGAGAACGTTTCCATTGTACACAAGAATCGACTAGTTTCACTAGCTATATCCGGAATATAATATGGATAAAGTCCTTCAAAATACATATTTTCTTGTACttaaaattacatttcagtACTTATACTGAATTGTCTAACTCCATATCTGTGAATTATAAGATATCTAGTACAAATCCGACATACAGAACATTTCCATACAAAACTCATCAAATGATCAACAGGACACATTCGTAATCAGCTCATCCTTACTTATTAAAACACTGCATGGTATGTTCCCTTGGGATCCTCTGCACTGCACACTTTTGTGTTTAAGCTGAGTGCAGTACTTCCTGACTAGAATCACAATTACTACTGCAAGAACACTATCATCAGTTTGCTATGGGATACTCACCTCAAATATTCCTACTAGTCTCCCTAAAGTGCCCTTGACACCGGCCTGTTGGAAAaggggaggggaaaaaacaatttAACACTCATGTTGCAGCTTAATACTCAGTGATTATACAAAACCAACAGTACAAACAGagttacataaataaatctgattaaTTTAGCCATTTAATGATAACCTGCTGAGTTGAATCCACCACCAGTTTTATCCTTGATCAGGTAAATTGCTTATCATACGTTTGCTATTAATCATTTAACATAAAAGCTAATATTAGAAACAGTCCCTCCGTttgaagaaataaattaatgacaCACGTACCTACTCTCTCGACTCCTTACAAAAAGGGGTGAAACGTATGGAATATACACAGACAACTACACTAAATGAGCACTTATTTAGGAGCGCCTGTACAcatttcatgcaattatccaatcagccaatcgcAGTGTAGCAGTAggatgcataaaatcatgcagatttgGTGCAGAAACTTTAGgtaaagtttacatttaatgGGGAAAATGTGTTCTGTGATTTTGACTGTGCCCCAGTTGTTGGTGTCGGATGGGCTGATCTCAGTACTTCTATAAATGCTGATCTGTTATTTTCAcgcacaacagtctctagagttttcACAGAATGGGGAGATtaagaaaaaacatccagtgagcagcagttctgcAGACAGTAATGCCTTGTTGACGAGAGAGGTCAATGAAGAACAACCACACTGCCTTAAGCAGACGTACTCAGTACAAttgtggtgaacagaaaagcatctcagaacggaccttgaggtggatgggctacaacTGCAGAAGAGGCTGCAGTTGGCATTGACTCAGACACAGACTGGATAGCTGAAAACCTGAAATCTTTTGAGGCACACAAATGGTAGGGTCAGATTTTAAAATCAACAGCATCATCTATGGACCAACCTGCATTGTGTCAACAGTCTAGTCTGATGGAGGTGGTGCAATAGTGTATTCCTGACACACTTTGAAGAATTGAAGCTGTTTTGAGAACAAAGGGAGACCCTAAACTTGTATAGCATTCTTACTAAACTGCTCTGGGAGTTTAAAAAGCCTTGATAGAAGTCATGTTGAACACGGTGTGCATAACAGCTACCAGGATCCAGATACACACGAAATAAAAGAGCACTactgaaaaaaagctttcactGGCTACCCGATTTGCCATTTTATAGAAACTATTTTTTGCAatactgtttttgtgtttaaacaaaCTACACAAAGTTACATGGACCACAGTAACTGAATCGCTGAGAGCTATTGACACTCTCATCAGTTTTACAAAGAAACTGAAAACACAATTCTTGTTATAAGGCGGCAATTGCTTGTGAAGGTCTTGCTatgcatataaaaataaattcgtTTGACTGTCACACATCTTTCATTTTGTACTTTAAGTTACTTTTTTGTCTTTCCCCATTGTCTGGGTATTTAAAGATGTTCAACAAGGTAATTTAGTTACTCCATAAAAAATTGTTCCCCCCTTACAGATAATccacaatacaataataaatgatCAGAACCCACCAATACCCACCCCACCCTCACATGACCTACAATGGAAAGGTTGTtcaaatttattcattaattttcagaacaaatctttttttgtaaaataatttaaatacttTTTGCTTCTCATTATTATATCCAAATGTCTGAAAAACTGTTTTCCCACTGTAACCGGAGATCCTGTGAAATATGGCACAAGACAAGGCAGCCTCAAAAGTCAACTGTCActcatttgatattttttgtgtttcacaccactctctcactcactcattttctaccgcttatccggactacctcgggtcacggggagcctgtgcctatctcaggtgtcatcgggcatcaaggcaggatacaccctggacggagtgccaacccatcgcacggCACACTGTTTCACACCATTCTTTGTAAATTTTAtagactgctgtgtgtataaatcccagtagatcagcagttttAGAAATACTCTAACTAACCAATCATGCCAGGTCCAAAATAACTTTTTTGGTTTTAGCTTTTAACTGAATTTTCCCAGTAATGTGAACAATACATAATGCTGCTGAACTATATAAGCATGATTCAAAGCACTGCAGCCACATGATTGGTAGATTAAATTGTTGCATAAATGAGTAGGTGTTTCTAGTGAAGTGCTCAGAATGTATATCAAGGATTATtgatataaacagaaaaaaattggCTTTAAAGGTGcatcacaaaacaaaatacttttCAAACAGGAAGCCAGTTTGAAAAGTATTTTTGCATTAgtttcatatactgtaccaaTATTTGCTGAACTGATCGATTTCCATGACCTTGCTACAATTTTTACAACAAATCAAGAGCTCACTTCTCTTGTAACAGCACCACGGTCACCTCTCATTTTGAAAGCTTCTGACCAATTCTACAACCTATTATTCCAGCACTCTTAATCAAGATATTTACGTCATATAAAGATCTTAGGATTGCATTCTTTGAACACCCAAAGAGGCTTCAGCTATCGCTGGAGTTCAGCCTAACTGGAGTTTGGCCAAGGTGTAGAATAAAGAGCAGTAGTTAATCTGAGTGGAACGCCCTTTAGCACTTGTCTGTAAAACGATCACCCTCTACACATGAGTGATGAGAGTGTATCACTGCCTATAACAGGAAGCTATAATCAGGACATTAGAGTCAGCTTAGAACAGTCGTACAAGTATACAAAAGCACCATTGGTCGATGGCACAAAACTAATGGTCTCAGTTTTCAAAAATTTTATAGCCTTTTGGTTTAAACCTCTTAAGAAGAAATGTGCTACGACTACTATTAAACTTTTTAATTCTCACTGGCTATTTTGGGCTTTATGACACTGTATAAAGCTACAATGCATTGATTCATGATCAATagtatattaataaacacaaatcagaAAATAAATGCTCTGACCTCTTCACACACTTCTCGAACAGCAGCAACGTTGGGCTCTTCCTCGGGTTCCATTCCTCCTCCAGGCACAATCCATTTATCAGGATGTCGGCTACTACTCACCAACAGCACCTTAATAAACACATGGTAGCCATCTGAGCTAGCACATGATATTCAATACGGTTAAGATTTAAGATCTTCTCACTATGGCAAACACTGTCCTTTAACTCAGGATTGGTAACAGTGGGGTATTGGTAACTTGTTGCTAGATTTGGCACCTCCTTTAGTTCAATATATttcaaaaaatacaaatctagCAACTGATCTGCACTTGACAAAAAAGTGTTTCCAaaaaccaatcactgatcagaaCTGCTTGAGTTTTTAACTCTCTTCTTGGGTctatgtgataaaataaaagtgttttccATCCATAACGGTTCCCTTCgtttcattttgtcttttttgcaGTCTGCATTATTCAGAAATTGTACTATTTTAGAAACTCATAAATGATCAGCCTTCTTTAGTATTCTTtagtattatttgtttatttattctgacaAAATTCTATGTCTTTTGAGAAACTCTTCCTTCTTCAGGCAACACATTTTGATCTGCAAATAATCATGACAACCCAATGTAGATTAATTGATCGATTAAATAGACATATGGAAACTTCTATGAACTTTGAGCTGTACCTACCTTTCCCATTTGCTACCTTTCCCCTTAAAGCTGAAAGTAAGGCTCATTTGAATTACTGAATCAGATAGCAAGCCACGTTTTTCAGCCATAAGAAATGCCAGATTTCGTGCTGCAAATGAGCGACTTGACAATTCCAGCATCCAAACCTTAATGATGGCTACAATCAATCCCCTAATTTATAAAAGGTTTTAAGAGACAGTTCAGTTACTGCAATTATCCTGCTATTGTCTTTATATTTAGAGGTCTGAGATCAGAATCATAttgaagaaaaaagggaaaatatgGCACCAGTGTCCCTGTTTAAGGACACAGAGTGATTTAAACATAGCAAACAGGTGCCTTCCCTTGTTTTGACAAACTGTGaaccgcaaaaaaaaaaaacatttccatggAAAAGTAAACCAGTTAACCTACCAAAAGGTATAAAAGTGAAGCAGTTTATAAGATAAAGATAACCTTAGCTAATCCAAGTGTGTTATAGAGCTACATCAGTTACATAAGTATTTGCCTCCCTTGAACCTTTCCCCATTTTGTTACGTTACAGTCTGGTTCTAGATCTAGTTTCACAGTAACTGGGTGAATGTTTATACAAGCACAAACTGCATGTTTTTGGTATTATTTGCAAACGATATGTATTTCCACCCACATCGGTATCATGGGATATTTTGTGTATATTCATAACATTTAAAAGCAATAAAGTTCATTTCAGTTCCAAGTAGTAACGCTACGAAAGActgaaaagtttattttaaaaaaaggagggGTGAATACTTTTGCCACGTATTGTATTCAAGACAATAATTGCCagattatcattattattttctgaatttaaaaaaaaaaaaaaaaaacagaataaaggcTAGCTGGTTAAGTGCTAAGATGTCCAGCTTACACATAGCTTCGGTAGCTAATAGGCTAGTTGGCTAGCTAGCAACCCGTTTCTCCACAGCAACTACAGTTTCATCACAAAACACAGGTATCTTTTTATGTTGCACAGGTCCTGAAAAGACACGAGTTTCCGTCCAGCgtaattattattcttttacaCCGAACTGAGCGGATTTCAGGCCCCTCGCTAACTGACAGCCCGAAGACTAGCTGTTAGCTACGTTAGCATTTTCATTGACAAATCGCACCGTCTAACTTAGCTAGCTAACCGTTAGCCCGCTACAACATATGTTCTATTTTCAATAAGAGTTTTTGAATCTCAGCATTTGCTGTTTCTTCATTCTAGCGAAAAGGCGTGTTTGTATCCTAAACGAGTTTGGTAATAGTAATCATTCGGTTCATTAAAATGTGATCAGCAGTAATGATCAGGGCCCACAGATCCCCGGCCTCACCTCCTCCTCGGTCTCGCTCCTGAAGCACAGGCAGGCGGCCCGCTTCTTATACCCGTCTCCATCGTAGGTGCGAGTTTGGTTAGACTTTAGCTTCATCATCTCGGCACGTCGGGAACTGGCTAATGTAAGAGCGCAAACCTCCGGGAGATGATACGGCTTCACACGCAAAGTTCACGAAAGGAAACCCCGCGTTTTCAGTGTAAGAAGTAAGTTCTTCTACGCTTCATTTTTCTAAAGCCAAGCGCATCTCAGCCACAGACGCCATTACTGAAACCGCTACGCCGCGCACgcaagctgattggctgcgaACGGCTTCTGCGCCAGTTGCGTTGCGTAGGCGCTCTTGTAGAATCACTACAGTGGCCTGGACAGCGAGGATCGTTTGGATGTCCGTTCATACGAGGAACTTAGAACACACAGCAATAACGTTTTAATACCGGTCCCGTATCAGACCCCTCGCGTCCAATGAAAACAAGGCGACTCAAAAAATGAGaaagtatattttattaacacaaCATGCTACACAGAGACAACTGAATTCTCAATTAAACGTGAAATAAATAGGTATTTGCGGCATCAACAAACGTGGTATAAGCCTAAAAGAGCTTGTAGACAATTCCTCAGCTGCAGTAAAAATAGGTACAGAGCAAAGGTTGTTTGTTTTCCACAGAAATGATGAACACATTCTATACAGAAGTTATATATCAGTGCTATCTGACACTACATGGTATGTCTACATACTGTATTCCTGAGGTGGCTGATGCATATTGTTGATATGGTTCAGAGAATGTGGACAGATGGGATGTGTGATGCAGAATAAAAACAGTCATTGTGACAATTCTGACCTTATCCAAATGACACAGTCATATGTATTCTGATTTGACAATATACGCAAACCTGTCACAAGCACAAGCCATGGTACTGAGGTATAGCTGCTCAAGTGTGCATTATTTCACAGGTGTTCTCTGTAAACTCCCAGAAGTATTTGGGTATGTCTTGAAATGTACAACTGTAAAGTATTCTTTAATGCTGACCAGAGCTAAAGACTTATctgccggtgtgtgtgtttctttgacCTTGAAAAGTGACCTGTtggtaaaagtaaaaaaggcAAAACTTTCGATGAaaagaaatatacatatatgagGAACAGTCCACATAAGTTAGTCACAAGTGTGTTAAAAATGCTACTGGAATGTACTTGCAATGAGAATCAGACACATCTATATCACCTACTCAACTATTACACCAGAGTGACAAAGACTGAAAATGGTGTATTCAAATCTAAATGCATGATCTGTTTATctcataaaatacacacacctaGCCTTCAACAAATGGTGAATGTTCACACATCAACATATATAATAAAGGCAATCTAATAAGATAAAATCTAGTCAGTGCAGGGGAGTTGCAGTTAAGCAGAAAGCCCTACACTATAACTATAGGACCACTACACAACACGGTTAGAAcgattttcttttctaattctGTATCCCCCCTGACCTTCCACGTCACAAAGTACATAAAAagcaaaccaaaacaaaaatagaaaagcaCCAAGTAAGCACCATTAATGGACTAAACACTTATATGCAGCCTAATTCACAGATTCTAAAATTATTCCACTTTCTTTAAACATGTATCTGATTGTTATAGACACTATATTTATGTCAGTCCCACAGAGGTGGTTGAGCGGACGACATCCGATTGTTAGAGGCTGTAGATTAGTAAGTGGTGCCAGGCTGTGTCATATTATGAGGTAGTGCCGAGGATGAGGTAGTTACTgttcctcatcttcatcctcctcttcttcctcagaGGACTCCTGAGATGCCTCCTTTTCCTGTTCACAAAACAAATCAGATCAGTAACATTAGCCCAGCATGTAAAGCCTAACCGAGTTGCACCTTACATCATATCATTTATACCAGAAAACTATTGATTTGGACAGCAAACAGCAAGTGCTGCCAAGAACAGATTCTGTTTTGAACACGATGTGTGTATTAGCTTCATTACCTCCTTCTTGGGCTTCCCCTTTTGATTCTTTTCGGAAGATGATCCCACTTTCTATGGAGAAAACATGCTTTAGTTCCAAATTGCATTTTCCCATCTAGTTAGAACAgatgtacactgtatgtatgtgtatgtatatatgtggtcaTGAATCTTAAATAACATGTAAAAGATTCAAGTTACAAAAGTATAAATTAAATGACATCAACTGTGAGCTAATCCTTTTTCCTTTCTATTATTGTCTGTCTAAACTAAAAGGCTCACTCACTTTTTTAGGTAGACGTTTTGTGTCTAAGAAGAATTAGGCTGTAACAACTTTTAAACAAAGTAGAAGTGAGGTAGAATTACACACAAATGGACAAATTTAGTGTTAAGGAGAATCCTTACTTCTGCACAAGGTAGGAAAGGCTACAGTTTAATGTGATTCGTTAGAAATCCCGCATGTA encodes the following:
- the nudt3b gene encoding diphosphoinositol polyphosphate phosphohydrolase 1, which produces MMKLKSNQTRTYDGDGYKKRAACLCFRSETEEEVLLVSSSRHPDKWIVPGGGMEPEEEPNVAAVREVCEEAGVKGTLGRLVGIFENQDRKHRTYVYVLIVKEVLEDWEDSVNIGRKREWFKIDDAIQVLQCHKPVQATYFEALQESCLTSNGTPLVATIAEDLSPSYNINQSSVSDIR